A single region of the Anaerolineales bacterium genome encodes:
- a CDS encoding ABC transporter ATP-binding protein, giving the protein MSIHLENVQKSFGKTPVVQDVTLTIERGDFFVLLGESGSGKSTILRMIAGLTPLDKGRVWLHGQDVTRLPPQKRNTGVVFQGYSLFRHMTVAENIAFGLDVRRVSKAAQAARVGELLSLIQLAGYGERYPDQLSGGQQQRVALARALAYEPEVLLLDEPFGALDVRIRTQLRRDVRAIQRRLGITAILVTHDQDEALELADQIGVIENGRLVEVGTPTALYQTPQHRYTAFFLGTANLIPAGWEGAKTEIMARPEAISVARHVGEVEGEVIGYGMVTETIFAGACERVSLTLESGVTVNALLTGETATQLSLHAGERLAVGVRSYRVISGESVIEGRAALRLVS; this is encoded by the coding sequence ATGTCTATCCATCTCGAAAATGTCCAAAAATCATTTGGCAAGACGCCCGTCGTTCAGGATGTCACCCTGACCATTGAGCGCGGCGATTTCTTCGTATTGCTAGGCGAGAGCGGCAGCGGGAAAAGTACCATTCTACGCATGATCGCTGGACTCACCCCGCTGGATAAAGGGCGCGTCTGGCTGCACGGGCAGGATGTCACCCGTCTCCCTCCCCAAAAACGGAACACCGGCGTTGTCTTTCAGGGTTATTCCCTTTTCCGGCACATGACCGTTGCCGAAAACATCGCCTTTGGGCTGGATGTGCGGCGCGTCTCCAAAGCGGCGCAAGCGGCGCGGGTGGGGGAACTGCTCAGTTTGATTCAGTTGGCGGGCTATGGTGAGCGCTATCCCGATCAGCTTTCCGGCGGTCAGCAGCAGCGCGTTGCCTTAGCGCGGGCGCTTGCCTATGAACCGGAGGTCTTGCTGTTGGATGAGCCGTTCGGGGCGCTTGATGTGCGCATCCGCACCCAGTTGCGGCGCGATGTACGGGCGATCCAACGCCGCTTAGGGATCACCGCCATCCTCGTCACCCATGATCAGGACGAGGCGCTTGAACTTGCCGATCAGATCGGGGTCATTGAAAACGGTCGGCTTGTAGAAGTCGGGACACCAACCGCCCTTTATCAGACTCCCCAACACCGTTACACCGCCTTCTTTTTAGGGACGGCAAACCTCATCCCCGCCGGATGGGAGGGAGCTAAGACGGAGATCATGGCACGCCCAGAGGCGATCAGCGTGGCGCGGCACGTTGGCGAGGTCGAAGGCGAGGTCATTGGCTACGGCATGGTGACCGAAACCATCTTTGCCGGGGCATGCGAGCGCGTCAGCCTGACCTTGGAATCTGGCGTCACGGTGAATGCCCTCTTAACGGGCGAGACGGCAACCCAGCTAAGCCTTCATGCCGGTGAGCGCCTCGCCGTTGGGGTACGCAGTTATCGCGTCATTTCCGGGGAATCCGTCATAGAGGGGCGGGCGGCACTGCGGTTGGTATCCTAA